Proteins encoded by one window of Blautia faecicola:
- a CDS encoding metallophosphoesterase family protein, whose protein sequence is MKILVVSDTHGHDENLMCALQRELPIDALIHCGDLEGSEEYIPEAVECPCYFVRGNNDFFSDLPKEEEFTLGNYRILVTHGHLYGVSMSTCVLEEEARSRQVQVVMFGHTHYPYLEEMEDLTVLNPGSLSYPRQPGRKPSYLVMEIDEQGKAHYEHRYLEKA, encoded by the coding sequence ATGAAGATTTTGGTAGTCAGCGACACGCACGGACACGATGAGAATCTGATGTGTGCCCTGCAGCGGGAATTGCCGATCGATGCACTGATCCACTGCGGGGATCTGGAAGGTTCCGAAGAGTATATCCCGGAGGCTGTGGAATGTCCCTGTTACTTCGTGAGAGGAAATAATGACTTTTTCAGCGATCTGCCAAAAGAAGAAGAGTTTACGCTGGGCAATTATCGGATCCTGGTGACGCACGGACATCTGTACGGTGTCTCGATGAGTACCTGTGTGCTGGAGGAAGAAGCGAGAAGCAGACAGGTACAGGTGGTTATGTTCGGACACACCCACTATCCGTATCTGGAAGAGATGGAAGATCTGACGGTTTTAAACCCGGGCAGTCTTTCCTATCCCCGCCAGCCCGGACGTAAGCCGAGCTATCTTGTGATGGAAATTGATGAGCAGGGCAAGGCACATTACGAACACCGATACCTCGAAAAAGCCTGA
- a CDS encoding XTP/dITP diphosphatase: MKRLIFATGNQNKMREIREILADLPVEILSMKEAGIEADIVEDGKTFEENAIIKAKAIMELTGELVLADDSGLEIDYLNKEPGIYSARYMGEDTSYRIKNASLIERLAGVPDEKRTARFVCAIAAAFPDGTVKTTEGVIEGRIGYEERGENGFGYDPIFYVPEFGCTTAELPEEQKNAVSHRGKALEKMREILKESVSAE, encoded by the coding sequence ATGAAACGTTTGATATTTGCCACGGGCAATCAGAATAAAATGCGGGAGATCCGGGAGATCCTTGCCGATCTTCCGGTGGAGATCCTGTCGATGAAAGAAGCAGGGATCGAAGCAGATATTGTCGAGGATGGAAAAACATTTGAAGAAAATGCGATCATCAAGGCAAAAGCGATCATGGAACTGACCGGAGAACTGGTCCTTGCCGACGATTCCGGTCTGGAAATTGACTATCTGAACAAAGAGCCGGGAATCTATTCCGCAAGATATATGGGAGAGGACACCTCTTACCGGATCAAAAATGCCAGCCTGATCGAGCGCCTGGCAGGGGTGCCGGATGAAAAAAGAACCGCCCGCTTTGTCTGTGCGATCGCAGCCGCATTTCCGGATGGAACCGTGAAAACCACCGAGGGAGTGATCGAAGGCCGGATCGGATATGAGGAACGCGGAGAGAACGGATTTGGCTATGATCCGATCTTTTATGTGCCGGAATTCGGCTGTACGACAGCAGAACTTCCCGAAGAACAGAAAAATGCGGTCAGCCACCGCGGAAAAGCACTGGAAAAGATGCGAGAGATCCTGAAAGAGAGTGTGAGCGCAGAATGA
- a CDS encoding THUMP domain-containing class I SAM-dependent RNA methyltransferase — MRQFELIAPCHFGLEAVLKREILDLGYEISKVEDGKVSFWGDEEAVAYANMFLRTAERILLKVGEFKACTYDELFEGTKALPWEEYIPENGKFWVKKASSIKSKLFSPSDIQSIMKKAMVERMKQKYHRERFEEDGVSYPVRVSLMKDIVTVGIDTTGVSLHKRGYRKLQSKAPISETLAAALIMLTPWKKDRILVDPFCGSGTFPIEAAMMACNIAPGMNRSFLAEDWINLIPRKHWYNALEEAQDLVHMEESLDLQGYDIDPEVVKNARENATAAGVDHLIHFQQREVAKLRHPKKYGFIITNPPYGERLEEKEMLPGLYRQIGEVYEKLDAWSMYLITSYQDAERYIGRKADKNRKIYNGMIRTYYYQFLGPKPPKRREGETR; from the coding sequence ATGAGACAATTTGAACTGATTGCCCCGTGCCATTTCGGACTGGAAGCGGTGTTAAAAAGAGAAATCCTGGATCTTGGTTATGAGATCAGCAAGGTGGAAGACGGAAAGGTAAGTTTCTGGGGAGACGAGGAAGCGGTGGCTTATGCCAATATGTTCCTTCGAACCGCAGAAAGAATCCTGTTAAAAGTAGGAGAATTCAAGGCGTGTACCTACGATGAACTGTTTGAGGGCACAAAAGCCCTCCCATGGGAGGAATACATTCCGGAAAACGGAAAGTTCTGGGTAAAGAAAGCCTCTTCGATCAAGAGTAAACTGTTCAGTCCTTCCGATATTCAGTCCATCATGAAAAAAGCCATGGTGGAACGGATGAAACAGAAGTATCACAGAGAGCGGTTTGAGGAAGACGGAGTCAGCTATCCGGTGCGTGTATCTCTGATGAAAGATATTGTGACTGTGGGCATCGACACGACAGGGGTATCCCTACATAAGAGAGGATACCGAAAATTACAGTCCAAAGCACCGATCTCCGAGACACTGGCAGCAGCACTGATCATGCTGACGCCGTGGAAGAAAGACCGGATTCTGGTGGATCCTTTCTGCGGAAGCGGAACGTTCCCGATCGAAGCTGCCATGATGGCATGCAATATCGCTCCGGGTATGAACCGTTCGTTCCTTGCAGAGGACTGGATAAACCTGATTCCGCGCAAACACTGGTATAACGCACTGGAGGAGGCGCAGGATCTGGTACATATGGAAGAAAGTCTGGATCTGCAGGGATACGATATTGATCCGGAAGTAGTAAAAAATGCGAGAGAAAATGCGACAGCGGCGGGTGTGGATCATCTGATCCATTTCCAGCAGAGAGAAGTGGCGAAGCTGCGTCATCCGAAAAAATACGGATTTATCATCACCAATCCGCCATACGGCGAGCGTCTCGAAGAAAAAGAAATGCTTCCGGGGCTGTACCGCCAGATCGGTGAAGTGTATGAAAAACTGGATGCCTGGTCGATGTATCTGATCACCAGTTATCAGGATGCGGAGCGCTATATTGGAAGAAAGGCAGATAAGAACCGGAAAATCTATAATGGCATGATCCGGACCTATTATTATCAGTTCCTTGGTCCGAAACCGCCGAAACGCAGAGAGGGAGAGACACGATGA